A stretch of the Streptomyces venezuelae genome encodes the following:
- a CDS encoding non-ribosomal peptide synthetase: MDAMDALRRMPPSHAPTLHELVREQAAATPGATAVLHDGGRLTYSELDERSTRLAHELRALGVRAEAPVGVMLERDPELIVALLGVLKAGGAFVPVDPSYPAARIQHMLDDSGARAVLLRESLRDRLPEGLREGTGRIAVVPLDGDRERFAHHPITPITPVTPDLPGMPAEGAVRPEHLAYIVYTSGSTGLPKGVMVEHRGIVSYLLGMLEHFPMGPQDRMLQVTSLSFDVSVYEIFLPLLTGGATVLPLAGSHTDARHLGALIAEHGVTSFHMVPSLLRMFVDGVDPRQCAGLRRIFVSGEALDPALVADVHDRLPCDLVNLYGATEVSVDSTWWTALRGRPDAPVLVGRPMAGATSHVLDEQLRQLPAGEVGEVYLGGASVTRGYHGRPALTAQRFLPDPYGPPGSRLYRTGDLGRLEEDGELRLLGRIDHQVKLHGRRIEPGEIEAAMNAHPRIAMAAVIAAGSGTEAALTGFFTATDPSTDPSTDPSADPSADPATAVRPEELRAFLAQRLPAALVPARLIALDAMPLSPNGKTDRTALAGLAALAARQDASTAPPPAESGQHTDPLLRTVLDAMTEVLGGTPVAAHENFFDKGGNSLHATRLVARLRSALDPGIGVRAVFEHQTPAQLADALRPALTAAADGGAQSAGTGELSAAQHRMWLLAQISETPAEYAVTVALHLTGALDTEALGWAVDAVVQRHDSLRSCFPERDGAPVRAEVPAAALRLRHAPPEPGEAGADPDRVLQRVVREQIPGLDLAAGPLFRPVLVPLGDSGTEHLLVIVLHHIVADGWSTELLMDDIATHYRARTAGEPAPSRPVVRYQRYVDIERRNERDGVTDRHLEYFTAGLRGIPEEVTLPADHPRPPQRTGRGATLRLEFGRPGADAVRRLAAAHRTTPFVILLAGLSTLLHRTGGHEDVVIGSAVAGRFDADVDDLVGLCLNSVALRWPVGPGTPFATVVERAEESLLGAMDHSAAPFARVVEKLGVRRDARRTPVFQVIALYDDFPDTPDLPGLAVRALETDDGSAQCDALFTFRPPTGDGLALSIEFSTDIFEHTTVRRWAEQLETLLTAAAEAPGTTVGRLPLLTGAALDTLLALGEGPGRPLPAGLTLTGMFARQVALAPERTALTWRTDTGESARLSYAELDERSSRLAHALRERGVGPGTPVAVCLTRSPDVLTAVYGVLKAGGGYVPVEPDNPPERIAALIADSGARVLITQRPPAGVQADSVFPAGSVLLVDDPEVSARFPATVPEPAPRPQDLAYVIYTSGSTGRPKGVMVEHHSVVNYLMTLQETFRLTPDDRLLLKSPLSFDVSVREVFWALSAGATLVVAEPGRHADPDYLVEAIERDRVTVVHFVPSMLHVLLETLEGPGRCPTLRQVMTSGETLPVPTARRCLELLGAELHNMYGPTETTVEMTGFVVRGRTGTERLPIGRPFPNTRVYVLDAALRPVPHGTVGELYVAGDPVARGYLGRPGLTADRFLPDPYGPPGSRMYRTGDLGRFTEEGLLDFQGRSDFQIQLRGHRIELGEIEGVLCEQPGVTAAVALVRRADSPEAAHLVAYAVRPEPPYGTDPGLRARLAERLPGYMVPTAVVTVDALPLTVNGKLDRAALPAPQAGPGVRPAPAAGAPAAPAALSGPAEHALAAIWRELLDVDEVGPGDNFFSLGGHSLLVATLSARVRAELGVRAPLTLFLRHPVLRELAAALPEPETEPRPGPGAEPGSGGRRDHADGLRARGAGRAPLSAAQRRIWIEEQLWPGTAAYTVPEAFRLRGPLDEEAFEAALAELISRHDSLRTRLSDGEDPQLAVDNGPSVPLLRTDLRDAGEAAVPGLLEQAGRRAFALDGPLVETSLARIGDQEWVFLFTAHHLVVDGWSFGILWRELEALYRRHTTGTGPRPAPPQLAFTDYARWEEERVAAGAHRPHLDFWRRELAGLTAAGPSGSGAAGAGTPGAGATVRAGESRTVPLGAELSRQLRLVAAELGVSPYVLTLSAFAYAVLAEGPAEQVIGVEIAGRTDQRVADIVGLFVNHVPLRLDRRTGRSARQLVGAVDEGWRRVLEHSEVSFDAIVDELGGQHAADRAVGGDIAFSYLDSRTPPRLDGMDVTPLEPAFNGTAKFGLLLEVFDTPEGLVGVFEHQPQRFGHGRMTRIRNRWEAALLVFLADVDVPLESLD; encoded by the coding sequence ATGGACGCCATGGACGCCCTACGCCGCATGCCTCCGTCGCACGCTCCGACCCTGCACGAACTCGTCCGTGAGCAGGCCGCCGCAACCCCCGGGGCCACCGCAGTCCTCCACGACGGCGGCCGGCTCACCTACTCCGAGCTGGACGAGCGGAGCACCCGGCTGGCCCACGAGCTGCGGGCCCTCGGGGTACGGGCGGAAGCCCCGGTCGGGGTGATGCTGGAGCGCGATCCCGAGCTGATCGTCGCGCTGCTCGGCGTGCTGAAGGCGGGCGGGGCGTTCGTACCCGTCGACCCGTCCTATCCGGCCGCGCGGATCCAGCACATGCTGGACGACTCCGGGGCCCGGGCCGTCCTGCTGCGCGAGTCCCTCCGGGACCGGCTGCCCGAGGGATTACGCGAGGGGACGGGCCGGATCGCGGTGGTTCCGCTCGACGGGGACCGGGAGCGGTTCGCGCACCACCCGATCACCCCGATCACCCCGGTCACCCCGGACCTGCCGGGCATGCCGGCCGAGGGCGCGGTGCGGCCCGAGCACCTCGCGTACATCGTCTACACCTCGGGCTCGACGGGCCTGCCCAAGGGTGTGATGGTCGAGCACCGCGGCATTGTCAGCTATCTGCTGGGCATGCTGGAGCACTTCCCGATGGGGCCGCAGGACCGGATGCTCCAGGTCACCTCGCTCTCCTTCGACGTGTCCGTGTACGAGATCTTCCTGCCGCTGCTGACCGGCGGCGCCACCGTGCTCCCGCTCGCCGGCAGCCACACGGACGCCCGCCACCTCGGCGCGCTGATCGCCGAACACGGAGTCACCTCCTTCCACATGGTGCCCTCGCTGCTGCGGATGTTCGTGGACGGGGTCGATCCCCGGCAGTGCGCCGGGCTCCGCCGGATCTTCGTCAGCGGGGAGGCGCTCGACCCCGCGCTGGTGGCCGACGTACACGACCGCCTCCCGTGCGATCTGGTGAACCTCTACGGGGCGACCGAGGTCTCCGTGGACTCCACCTGGTGGACGGCGCTCCGCGGCCGGCCGGACGCGCCGGTGCTGGTCGGCCGCCCCATGGCGGGTGCCACCTCCCACGTCCTGGACGAGCAGCTGCGACAGCTGCCCGCCGGCGAGGTGGGCGAGGTCTACCTCGGCGGGGCCAGCGTGACCCGCGGCTACCACGGGCGGCCGGCCCTGACCGCGCAGCGGTTCCTGCCCGACCCCTACGGTCCGCCCGGAAGCCGGCTCTACCGCACCGGTGACCTCGGCCGGCTGGAGGAGGACGGCGAACTGCGGCTGCTGGGGCGGATCGACCACCAGGTCAAGCTGCATGGGCGCCGGATCGAACCCGGCGAGATCGAAGCGGCGATGAACGCCCACCCCCGGATCGCCATGGCCGCCGTCATCGCGGCGGGCAGCGGCACCGAGGCCGCCCTGACCGGCTTCTTCACGGCTACGGACCCGAGCACGGACCCGAGCACGGACCCGAGCGCGGACCCGAGCGCGGACCCGGCCACGGCCGTCCGGCCCGAGGAGCTGCGCGCCTTCCTCGCGCAGCGGCTGCCCGCCGCCCTCGTCCCGGCCCGGCTCATCGCCCTGGACGCGATGCCGCTGTCGCCCAACGGCAAGACCGACCGCACCGCATTGGCCGGACTCGCCGCGCTCGCCGCCCGGCAGGACGCATCCACGGCCCCGCCGCCGGCGGAGTCCGGGCAGCACACCGACCCCCTGCTCCGCACGGTCCTCGACGCCATGACCGAGGTCCTGGGCGGCACCCCCGTCGCCGCGCACGAGAACTTCTTCGACAAGGGCGGCAACTCCCTCCACGCGACCCGGCTCGTGGCCCGGCTGCGCTCCGCGCTGGATCCCGGGATCGGCGTCCGCGCCGTCTTCGAGCACCAGACCCCGGCCCAGCTGGCCGATGCGCTGCGCCCGGCCCTCACCGCAGCCGCCGACGGCGGCGCCCAGAGCGCCGGGACGGGTGAACTGTCCGCCGCCCAGCACCGCATGTGGCTGCTGGCCCAGATCTCGGAGACCCCCGCCGAGTACGCGGTCACCGTCGCCCTCCACCTCACCGGCGCCCTGGACACCGAGGCGCTGGGCTGGGCCGTCGACGCGGTCGTGCAGCGGCACGACTCGCTGCGCTCCTGCTTCCCCGAGCGGGACGGCGCCCCGGTGCGCGCCGAGGTCCCGGCCGCGGCCCTGCGGCTGCGGCACGCGCCGCCCGAGCCGGGCGAGGCGGGCGCCGACCCGGACCGGGTGCTGCAGCGCGTGGTCCGCGAGCAGATACCCGGTCTCGACCTCGCCGCCGGACCCCTCTTCCGGCCGGTGCTGGTGCCGCTCGGCGACAGCGGCACGGAACACCTGCTGGTGATCGTCCTGCACCACATCGTGGCGGACGGCTGGTCCACCGAGCTGCTGATGGACGACATCGCCACGCACTACCGGGCCCGGACGGCGGGGGAGCCCGCGCCGTCGCGGCCGGTGGTCCGCTACCAGCGCTACGTGGACATCGAACGCCGCAACGAGCGCGACGGGGTCACCGACCGGCACCTGGAGTACTTCACCGCCGGACTGCGCGGCATCCCCGAGGAGGTGACGCTGCCGGCGGACCACCCCCGGCCGCCGCAGCGCACCGGCCGCGGAGCCACCCTGCGGCTGGAGTTCGGCCGGCCCGGCGCCGACGCCGTGCGCCGCCTCGCCGCCGCCCACCGCACCACCCCCTTCGTGATCCTGCTCGCCGGACTGAGCACCCTGCTGCACCGGACCGGCGGCCACGAGGACGTGGTGATCGGCAGCGCGGTCGCCGGCCGCTTCGACGCCGACGTGGACGACCTGGTGGGCCTGTGCCTCAATTCGGTCGCACTGCGCTGGCCGGTCGGCCCCGGCACCCCGTTCGCCACCGTGGTGGAGCGGGCCGAGGAGAGCCTGCTCGGCGCCATGGACCACTCCGCCGCGCCCTTCGCCCGGGTCGTCGAGAAGCTGGGCGTACGGCGGGACGCCCGGCGCACCCCCGTCTTCCAGGTCATCGCCCTGTACGACGACTTCCCCGACACCCCCGACCTGCCGGGCCTGGCCGTACGCGCCCTGGAGACGGACGACGGCTCCGCGCAGTGCGACGCGCTGTTCACTTTCCGCCCGCCGACCGGCGACGGCCTGGCCCTGAGTATCGAATTCAGCACGGACATCTTCGAGCACACCACCGTCCGCCGCTGGGCCGAACAGCTGGAGACCCTGCTGACCGCCGCGGCCGAGGCGCCGGGCACCACCGTCGGCCGGCTGCCCCTGCTGACCGGAGCCGCGCTGGACACGCTGCTGGCCCTCGGCGAAGGCCCCGGCCGGCCGCTGCCCGCCGGACTCACGCTGACCGGCATGTTCGCCCGCCAGGTGGCGCTCGCCCCGGAGCGCACCGCCCTCACCTGGCGCACCGACACCGGCGAGAGCGCCCGGCTGAGCTATGCGGAACTCGACGAGCGCTCCTCGCGCCTCGCCCACGCCCTGCGCGAGCGCGGCGTCGGCCCCGGCACCCCGGTCGCCGTCTGCCTCACCCGCAGTCCCGACGTCCTGACCGCCGTGTACGGAGTGCTCAAGGCGGGCGGCGGCTATGTGCCCGTCGAGCCGGACAACCCGCCCGAGCGGATCGCCGCGCTGATCGCCGACAGCGGGGCCCGGGTCCTGATCACCCAGCGGCCTCCGGCAGGCGTCCAGGCCGACTCCGTGTTCCCGGCCGGCTCCGTGCTCCTCGTCGACGACCCCGAGGTCTCGGCCCGCTTCCCGGCGACCGTCCCCGAGCCGGCACCGCGCCCCCAGGACCTGGCCTACGTCATCTACACCTCGGGCTCCACGGGCCGCCCCAAGGGCGTGATGGTCGAGCACCACAGCGTCGTCAACTATCTGATGACCCTCCAGGAGACCTTCCGGCTCACCCCCGACGACCGGCTGCTGCTGAAGTCGCCGCTCTCCTTCGACGTGTCCGTGCGCGAGGTGTTCTGGGCGCTGAGCGCCGGTGCCACCCTCGTCGTCGCGGAGCCCGGCCGGCACGCCGACCCCGACTACCTGGTCGAGGCGATCGAGCGGGACCGGGTGACCGTCGTCCACTTCGTGCCCAGTATGCTGCACGTCCTGCTGGAGACCCTGGAGGGGCCGGGCCGCTGCCCCACCCTGCGCCAGGTGATGACCAGCGGCGAGACCCTGCCCGTGCCGACCGCCCGCCGCTGTCTGGAGCTGCTCGGTGCGGAGCTGCACAACATGTACGGCCCCACCGAGACCACCGTCGAGATGACGGGCTTCGTAGTCCGGGGCCGCACCGGCACCGAACGGCTCCCCATCGGCCGGCCCTTCCCCAACACCCGGGTGTACGTGCTCGATGCGGCGCTGCGGCCGGTGCCGCACGGCACGGTCGGCGAGCTGTACGTGGCCGGGGACCCGGTGGCCCGGGGCTATCTGGGCCGGCCGGGGCTGACCGCCGACCGGTTCCTGCCCGACCCCTACGGCCCGCCGGGCAGCCGGATGTACCGCACGGGTGACCTGGGCCGGTTCACCGAGGAGGGGCTGCTGGACTTCCAGGGGCGCAGCGACTTCCAGATCCAGCTGCGCGGCCACCGCATCGAGCTCGGCGAGATCGAGGGCGTGCTGTGCGAGCAGCCGGGGGTGACCGCGGCGGTGGCCCTGGTCCGCAGGGCGGACAGTCCGGAGGCCGCGCACCTGGTGGCGTACGCCGTCCGCCCCGAGCCGCCGTACGGCACGGACCCGGGCCTGCGCGCCAGGCTGGCCGAACGGCTGCCCGGCTATATGGTGCCCACGGCCGTCGTCACCGTCGACGCGCTGCCGCTGACCGTCAACGGCAAGCTGGACCGTGCGGCGCTGCCGGCCCCCCAGGCGGGGCCGGGGGTACGGCCGGCGCCCGCTGCCGGGGCCCCGGCAGCCCCGGCGGCGCTGAGCGGACCCGCGGAGCACGCTCTGGCGGCCATCTGGCGGGAGCTGCTGGACGTCGACGAGGTGGGGCCCGGGGACAACTTCTTCAGCCTGGGCGGCCATTCGCTGCTGGTGGCCACGCTGTCCGCACGGGTCCGCGCCGAGCTGGGCGTCCGGGCGCCGCTGACGCTGTTCCTGCGCCACCCGGTGCTGCGCGAGCTGGCCGCCGCCCTGCCGGAGCCGGAAACGGAACCGCGGCCGGGGCCGGGGGCGGAGCCGGGCAGCGGAGGGCGGCGGGATCACGCCGACGGCCTGCGGGCGCGCGGCGCCGGCCGGGCACCGCTGTCCGCCGCGCAGCGCCGGATCTGGATCGAGGAACAGCTGTGGCCCGGCACCGCCGCCTACACCGTTCCGGAGGCGTTCCGGCTGCGCGGCCCGCTCGACGAGGAGGCCTTCGAGGCCGCCCTGGCGGAACTGATCTCCCGTCATGACAGCCTGCGCACCCGGCTGTCGGACGGCGAAGACCCCCAACTGGCAGTGGATAACGGGCCGTCGGTGCCGCTGCTGCGGACCGACCTGCGGGACGCGGGCGAAGCGGCCGTGCCCGGGCTCCTGGAGCAGGCGGGACGCCGGGCGTTCGCCCTGGACGGCCCGCTGGTGGAGACCTCCCTGGCCCGGATCGGCGACCAGGAGTGGGTGTTCCTGTTCACCGCGCACCACCTGGTCGTCGACGGCTGGTCCTTCGGCATCCTGTGGCGGGAGCTGGAAGCCCTCTACCGCCGGCACACCACGGGCACCGGCCCCCGGCCCGCCCCGCCGCAGCTGGCCTTCACCGACTACGCCCGGTGGGAGGAGGAACGCGTCGCCGCCGGAGCGCACCGCCCGCACCTGGACTTCTGGCGGCGGGAGCTGGCGGGCCTCACCGCCGCCGGTCCGTCGGGCAGCGGCGCCGCGGGCGCCGGAACCCCGGGCGCCGGGGCGACCGTACGGGCGGGCGAGAGCCGGACCGTGCCGCTGGGCGCCGAACTCTCCCGCCAGCTGCGGCTGGTGGCTGCCGAACTGGGCGTGAGCCCGTACGTCCTCACGCTCAGCGCGTTCGCGTACGCGGTCCTCGCCGAGGGCCCCGCGGAACAGGTGATCGGAGTCGAGATCGCCGGCCGCACCGACCAGCGGGTCGCCGACATCGTGGGGCTCTTCGTCAACCACGTGCCGCTGCGGCTGGACCGGCGGACGGGCCGCAGTGCGCGGCAGCTGGTCGGCGCCGTGGACGAAGGCTGGCGGCGGGTGCTGGAGCACTCCGAGGTGTCCTTCGACGCGATCGTGGACGAGCTGGGCGGGCAGCATGCCGCCGACCGGGCGGTGGGCGGCGACATCGCCTTCTCCTACCTGGACTCCCGTACCCCGCCGCGCCTCGACGGCATGGACGTCACCCCGCTGGAGCCCGCTTTCAACGGGACCGCGAAGTTCGGCCTGCTGCTGGAGGTGTTCGACACCCCCGAGGGACTGGTCGGTGTCTTCGAGCACCAGCCCCAGCGGTTCGGCCACGGCCGGATGACCCGGATCAGGAACCGGTGGGAGGCCGCGCTGCTGGTGTTCCTCGCCGACGTCGACGTCCCGCTGGAATCGCTGGACTGA